The sequence CGCCGGGCTGGCCGAGGCCGGCATCCGCGGCATCTCGATCCTCTACCAGGACACCGGCAGCGCGCGGGCGGTCCTGGAGTCCCCCTACCCGTACCTGACGATCGGCCTCGCCGCTATCGCGCTCGGGCAGCTGCAGGTCGCGCTGCAGCGCTGCCGGATCGCGGTCGTCGCGGTCGTGCTCACCGTCATCGGCCGGACGTACCTGGTCCTCAGCAGCACCGTCCTGTTCGGCGAGCAGTGGCCGCGGGACACCGCGCCGTTCGCGCTCCGGGCGGGCGGCTTCGCGCTCGCGCTGGCCGCGCTGGCGCTCTTCCCCCGCTACGAGGAGCCGGCCGTCCGGGCGCACCGGGCCGCCGCCGGGAAACGGGTGCGCGCCGCCCCTTGATCGCTTACAGTGCGGCCATGGCCCTGCCGTCCCGCCGGTCCCTCGGTCTCGCGCTGCTCGGAGCCTCCCTGGGGCTCGCGCCGCTCGCCGCCCCCGCCGACGCCGTCGTGGGCGGCGCCCCGGCGCCCGCCGCGCGGTACCCGTGGCTGGCCGCCGTGGGCTCGCCGATCTTCTTCGTCCGCCCGTCCGGGCAGTTCTGCGGCGGGGTGCTGGTGAAACCCGACCGGCTGCTCACCGCGGGCCACTGCGTGTCGATGTTACGCTCGGTGCCCGGCGTCCTGACCGCCACCTTCGGCCGGGACGACCTGACCGGCCGCGGCGGGGAGACGGTCACGGTGAAGTCCGTACGCGTGCACCCGAAGTACCGCGAGACGTCCTTCAAGGGCGAGACCGTCAGCCACCACGACCTCGCCGTCCTGACGCTCGCGCGCCGCGTGAACCGCCCGACCGCCCCCCTCGGCACCCCCGGCTCCGCCCGCACGGGCGAGATCGCCGGATGGGGCTTCACCTCCGAGAACGACCTGTTCAACACCCGTCTGCGGGCGGCCGGCGTGCCGCTCCCCGGCGACGCGGCGTGCCGGCGCGCCTACGGCGACTCCTTCGACCCGTCCGACATGCTGTGCGCCGGGTCGGCCAAGGCCGACTCGTGCCAGTTCGACAGCGGCGGCCCGCTGGTCGCGGGCGGACGCGTGGCCGCGCTCGTCTCCTGGGGCTACGGCTGCGGCAAGCCCGGCTACCCCGGCGTCTACGCCAAGCTCACCTCCCTGCCCTGACCCGGCGCCACACGGCCTCGGAACGTTCCGACCCGCGCGGACGGATAAACTCGCCGCGTGTCCGCGCCGAAGTTCGAAGTCCAGATGCTGCACGACCGCGTCATGATCAAGTCCGAGAAGGACAGCGGTGAGCGCCGCAGCACCGGCGGCATCGTCATCCCCGCCACCGTCGAGCAACAGAACCGCCTGGTGTGGGGAGAGGTCTGCGGGGTCGGCCACCACGTGCGGATCGTCAAGCCGGGCGACCGCGTGCTGTTCCACCCGGGCGACCAGTACGAGGTCGAGATCCAGGGCGAGAACTACCTGGTCATGCGAGAGCGCGACCTCCACGCGATCGCCAGCGAACGCCCAGAACACGGCACCGGGCTGTATCTCTAGCTTTTTTCTCCTCCTTCGGGCCTGGCGGCCCTCCATCGTCGATAAAAGCGGGCGATCGCTGGCATCGCTCCGGCTCGCCTTGCGGCTCGCTTCGCGATCAGATTCTCGCTTCGCTTGAATCTGCCTTCGGACGCGATCGCGGCCTTCAGGTTGTCGCATGGTTGCCGTATCGGCTGAGGTCGTCGCAATAGCGGGTGACGGTCAGCGGGCAGGCAATCAGATTCATGCTTCGCTCGAACCTGCCTTCGGACGCGATCACGAGCCTCAAACCGTCGCGTGGTTGCCCTGTCGGCCGAGGTTGCCGCGATAGTGAGTGACGGTCAGCGGGCAAGCGATCAGGTTCTCGCACCCTCGAACCCGCCTTCCGCGCCATCACGGCCCTCAACCTGTCGCACGGTTGCCGCGTCGGCTGAGGTTGTCGCAATAGCGGGTGACGGTCAGCGGGCAAGCGATCAGGTTCTCGCACGCTCGAATCTGCCTCTGGACGCGGTCACGAGCCTCAAGCCGTCGCGGGGTTGCTGAGCGGGCCGAGGTTGTGGCGCCTGCTGGCCGCGCCTCCGCGGTCCTCGGATGAACGGGCACCAGCGCAATTCGAGCCAAAGAGTGAACCTGATCGTCGGCCTGCTAACGGCTGCCTACTACTGCGGCGACCTCAGCCGAGGGGGCAACCAGGCGACAACCTGGGGGGCCGCGATCGCGTCCGAAGGCAGATTCGAGCGAAGCAAGAATCTGATCGCGAAGCGAGCCGCAAGGCGAGCCGGAGCGATGCCAGCGATCGCCCGCAGTGTCTTTCTCTTTCGGGCCCCCAGGCCCGAAAGAGAAAGACACTGCAATAAACACTGTCCGGCGGGGTGGGGAGGACGCTTGTCCGGTCTAACGCCCATCGTGCGCGGTGGCGGCGGTCCGTAGCGTTCTCGGCGTTCCCCCAGAGAGCGCAGGTGAGAGCGATGCGTATCGCGTTCCTTTCGGCCGGCACCCGTGGCGATGTGCAGCCGATGATCGCCATCGGCGACGCGTTGGTGCGGCGCGGGCACGAGGTCGTCGTGGCCGTCAACTCCGATCTGGCGCCCTGGGTGCGCAAGGCGGGGCTGGAGGCGGTGCCGACCGGTACCGACATCGGCCGGTTCCTCAGCTCGGAGGAGGGCCGCTCGATGCTCGCCCGCGGCCGGGCGATGACCGCCATCCGGCGGATCGCCGCCGACGAGCGCAAGGTCAACGCCACGATCACCGAGGCCTGCCGCGCCGCGGCCGAGGGCGCCGACCTCATCCTGACGACGCTGACGATGGGGCTGCGCGGCTTCTATCTGGAGGAGGCGCTCGGAATCCCCAGCCGGATCCTGTACTCCTTCCCCATCCAGCCCACGGGGGACTTCACGAGCAGCATCATGCCCCGGGTGCGGGACTTCCGCGTGCCGTGGGCGAACCGGACGAGTTCGCGCGTGCTGAACCAGCTGTACTGGCTGCAGAACAGGGCGAACCTGGACGAGCTGTGCGACGCGATGGGCGTCCCGCGCGTGCGGCGCCTGCCCCGCCAGGAGGACTGGCCCGCACTGCACCTGTACAGCCGCCATGTGGTGCCCGTCCCGTCCGACCTGCCCGACCGGCATGAGCTGGTCGGCTGGCCTGTGCTGGGGCCCGCGCTCCGGGAGCGTCTCGGCGAGGGGGTCGTGGACGCCGAGCTGGATGCGTGGCTCGACGCGGGGCCGCCGCCGGTCTACTTCGGGTTCGGCAGCATCCCGGTTCTCTCTCCCGCGGAGACGCTGCGCAGTCTGGCCGAGGTGACGGCCCGGCTGGGGGTTCGCGGGCTCGTCGGCGTGGGGTGGAGCGACCTCGGGCGGTTCGCCGACGACCTGCCGGAGCACCTGTACGTCGCGCGGTCGGACTTCGACCACGACCGCGTGCTCCCGCGGTGCCGCGCCGCCGTCCACCACGGGGGCGCCGGGACGACCGCGTCGGCGCTGCGGGCGGGCCTTCCGGCGGTGGTCGCCAGCGTCTACGCCGACCAGCCGTTCTGGGGCTGGCGCATCGAGCGGCTCGGCGCCGGAGTCACGCTGCCGTTCCGCCGGCTCACGCCCGACCGGCTTCACCGCGCGCTCGACCGGGTGCTCGACCCCGCGTACCGCGCCCGCGCGCGGGCGCTCGGCGACGCCCTGCGCAAGGAGGACGCCGTGGCGCTGACCGCCGACCTCGTGGAGCGCTGGGGCCCCGGCCGCCCGCTTCGCACCACTGCCCATCCCTGAGCCTTTGTGCAGGTGACGATCATGACGAGAACGGCGATTCCTGCGAGGGCCGAGTCCAGGCCCCTGCCTGACTATTCACAGATCCCGCGGATCCGGGTGACGAGGGCGCTGGACGGCCTCGCGCCGGGGTACCTGTTCATGTCGCCGCAGTCCCTTCTGGAGCCGGAGAAGTGCCACGGCCCGCAGATCGCGGACGACCGGGGGCGCACGCTCTGGTTCCACCCCGTTCCCGAGGGCGAGTACGCCACGAACGTCCGGGTGCAGGAGTACCGGGGGGAACCGGTGCTGACCTGGTGGCAGGGCCAGGCGACCGAGACGGGCGTGGGCGACGGGACCGGGTACGTCCTCGACCGCGGCTACCGCACCGTCGCCACCGTCCGCGCCGGCGGCGACCAGCCCTTCGACCTGCACGAGTTCCTGCTGACCGGGCGCGGCACCGCGCTGCTGGTCAGCTACCAGCCCAAGCCCTGCGACCTCAGCTCCATCGGCGGCCCCGCGGACGGCGTCGCGCTGGACAGCGTGGTCGAGGAGGTGGACGTGGAGACGGGCGAGGTGCTGCTGCACTGGAGCGGCCTGGAGCACGTCCCGCTCGCCGAGAGCGATCTGCCGGCGGCGCTCGCCGACCCCTACGACCACCTGCACGTCAACTCCGTCGCCGTCGACGACGACGGCGACCTGCTGATCACGGCGCGGATGTCGTCCGCCCTCTACAAGGTGGACCGGCGCACCGGCGAGATCATTTGGAGGCTCGGCAGCGCGCACAGCTCGTTCGTGCTGGGCGTGGGGGCGCGGTGCCACTGGCAGCACGACGGGCAGCCTTGCGGGAACGGCGTCTACCGGTTCTTCGACAACGCGACGAACGAGCTGCTCGCCGGCTACGAGTCGCGGGTGGTGTGGGTCCGCGCCGACACGGCCACGAGCGTGGCGACGTTCGTCCGGCAGGTCACCCATCCCGAGCATCTGTCCGCCATCGCCGAGGGCAACGCGCAGGACCTGCCCAACGGCAACACCCTGGTCGGCTGGGGGCGGGCCGCGCGGATCTCCGAGTTCTCGCCCGCGGGCGACCTGCTGTTCGACGCGCACTCCCCCACGGGCAACGGCTGGACCACCTACCGGGTCTACCGGCACCCCTGGGACGGCATGCCGGAGACGCCGCCGCAGGTCAGGTTCGAGGACGGGCGCGTCCACGCCGTGTGGAACGGGGCCACCGGCGTCGCGCGATGGCGGCTGTACGCGGGCCGCGACGAGGACGCTCTGGAAGCCGTCGGGACCGTGGAGTGGGACGGACTCGACACGTCCGCTCCGCTGCCGGACGACGTCCGGTTCGTGCGTGTCGAGGCGCTCGACACCGGCGGCCGGCCCCTGGGCGCCTCCCCCGTGACGGCGCTCGGGTCCTGACGCCGCACCCCCACCGCTCCCCGCGCAGACCACCGAGAGGACAAGCGATGGACGCACCAGCGCACAGGTTCACCCGGGCGCTCGCCGACTTCGAGCGGCACGGCGCGCGGGCCGACTCCCCCACCGGGCCGCCGGCCTGCGAGCCGGTGGCGGTGGTGTCGATGGCGTGCCGCCTTCCGGGCGGCGCGGACGATCCGGACGGGCTGTGGCGGCTGCTGTCCGGCGGCGAGGACGCGATCGAGGAGTTCCCGGCGGACCGCCTGGACGCCGGGGCGCTCTATGATCCCGACCCCGAGGCCGCGGGCCGGACCTGCACGCGCCACGGCGGCTTCGTGCACGACATCGACGCCTTCGACCCGCGCTTCTTCGGCATCACCACCCGGGAGGCCGCGGCGATGGACCCCCAGCAGCGGCTGCTGCTGGAGACGGCCTGGGAGGCGCTGGAGCGGGCCGGGACCGTTCCGGCCCGGCTCGCGGACAGCCCGACCGGCGTCTACCTCGGCATGCTCGGCAGCGACTACCTCTCCGGGCTGAGCCTGGACCAGTTCAACGGCTACGTCGGCACCGGCTCGGCGCTGAGCGTGGCCTCGGGACGGCTCGCCTTCACCCTCGGGCTGGTCGGCCCGGCGATGACCGTCGACACCGCCTGCTCGTCGTCGCTGCTGGCGGTGCACCTCGCCGCGTCCGCGCTGCGGGCCGGCGAGTGCGACCAGGCCCTCGTCGGCGGGGCCACGCTGATGACCACCCCGTACACGTTCGTCGAGTTCAGCCGGATGCGGGCCCTGTCGCCGACCGGCCGGTGCCGGTCGTTCTCCGGCGACGCCGACGGCACGGCGTTCTCCGACGGCGTCGCGATGGTCGTGCTGAAACGGCTCGCCGACGCCAGGCGCGACGGCGACGAGGTGCTGGCCGTGCTGCGCGGCAGCGCCGTCGGCCAGGACGGCCGCAGCCAGGCCCTGACGGTGCCGAGCGGGCCGTCGCAGGAGCGGGTGACCCGGCGGGCGCTGGAGCTGTCCGGCCTGGCCCCGGCGGACATCGACTACGTCGAGGCGCACGGCACCGGGACCACGCTCGGCGACCCCATCGAGGCCAGGGCGCTGGCGCGGGTGTTCAGGGACACCCGTCCGCCGGACCGTCCCCTCCGGATCGGCTCGATCAAGTCGAACATCGGGCACACGCAGGCCGCCAGCGGCCTGGCGGGGCTGATGAAGGTCGTGCTGTCGCTGCGGCACGAGACGCTGCCGCGCACCCTGCACGTCGAGCGGCCCACCCGCCGGGTCAACTGGGAGGGCAGCGGCCTGCGGCTCGTCGAGGAGCCGGTGGCCTGGCCCCGCGGGGAGCGTCCCCGCCGGGCCGGGGTGAACTCCTACGGGATCAGCGGCACGAACGTGCACGTCATCGTGGAGGAGGCGCCGCAGGAGCCGCGGGCGGCGGCGCCCGCGGCGCGGGAGCCCGCCGGACGGCTGTTCGTGGTCTCCGCACGCGGCGGCTCCGCGCTGCGCCGCCAGGCGGGCAGGCTGGCGGCCCATCTGGAGGACGGCGGCCGGGACGCGCCGCTGCCGGACGTCGCGCACACCCTCGCCAACCGGCGGAGCCACTTCGACCGCCGGGCCGTCGTGCTGGCCGCGGACCGCGAGACGCTCGTGTCCGGCCTGAACGCCGCCGCGGCCGGGCGGCCGGCCCCCGGCCTGGTGCCGTCCCCGTCCCGCGAACCGATCACCGGCGGGCTCGCGTTCGTCTTTCCCGGCCACAACGCGCGGTGGACCGGCATGGGCGCGGAGCTGATGGCCCGCTCGGACGTCTTCGCCGACGCGCTCGACGAGTGCGACCAGGCGATCCGCCGCCAGGTGGGCTGGTCGGTGCTCGCGGCCCTGCGGGGCGGGGACGGGGCCCCCGACCTCGAACGGCCCGACGTGACGCAGCCGGTGCTGTTCGCGTTCGGCTGCGCGCTGACGCGGATGTGGCGGTCGCTCGGCGTCGAGCCCGGCGCGGTCGTCGGGCACTCCCTCGGGGAGATCACCGCCGCGCACGCCGCGGGCGCCCTCACGCTGGACGAGGCCGCCGCCGTCGTGACCCGGCGGGGCCTCGCCGTGCGTCCGGTCGCGGGGCTCGGCGGGTCGCTGGCCGTGGGGCTGCCCGCGGACAGCGTGCGGGAGATGCTCGCCGAGTACGGGACGCGCCTCGAGGTGGCGGCGGTCAACAGCGGCCGGGCCACCACCGTCTCCGGCGACCTGAACGCGCTCATCGCGCTGCGGGCCCAGCTGCAGCAGGACCAGGTCCCCGTCCAGGACGTGCCGGTGGGCTTCGCCACGCACAGCTTCCACATGGACCCGGTCGGCGGCGAGCTGACGGAACGGCTCGGCGACATCGCCGGCGCGCCCTCCCGGACGCCGCTCTACTCGACGGTGCTCGGCGAGCCGGTGCCCGGGGACGCCCTCGACGCCGGCTACTGGGCCCGCAACCTGCGCGAGCCCGTCCGCTTCGCCGCGGCCGTGCGCCGCATGCTGGCCGACGGCTTCCGCTACTTCGTGGAGGTGGGCGCGCATCCCGCCCTCCTGTCGTCGATCAAGGCCGTCGCCGCCGAGGACGGCGTCGAGGTCTCGGTCGCGGGCTCGCTGACCCGCGACGGCGGCGAGCACGACCGCGTCCTGCACAACCTGGCGCTGCTGGTCGCCGACGGGTACACGCCCGACTGGTCGAAGGCGGCCCCGGCGGGATCCCACGTGGATCTGCCCACCTACGCCTTCGAGCGCGGGCGCTACTGGACGTCCGCCAAGGCCGCTCCCGCGGCCGAGCCGGGCGGCATGCCGCTCCTGCACCGGCACGTCGAGGACAGCGAGGTCCCCGGCCGGCACATCGCCCAGGCCGACGTCGACCTGCGCGACGACCGGTTCGGCTATCTCGCCGACCACCGCGTCGGCGGGACGGTCTGGCTGCCCGCCTCGGCGTTCCTGGAGATGGCGTTGGAGGCGTCCACCGCGCTCCAGACCGCCGTCCAGCCGGCCGACGTGCGGTTCGAGCGTCCACTGCGGCTCCGCGAAGACGAACCCGTCCGCCTCCAGCTGGTCGTCCAGCCCGCCGATTCCGCCGGGCACCGGGCCTTCACCATCGCCTCCCGTCCCTCGGGCGCCCCGCAGGCCCCATGGACGAACCACGTCGCGGGTCGGTTCGAGCCCGCCGACACGCAGGAGCCCGAAGAGACCGAGCCACTCGCCGAGCTGCGGAGACGATGCACCGACGAGGTGAGGCTCCCGGACCTCTACGCCGCCATGTCGACCGCGGGGATCGACTACGGCGACGCGTTCCGGGCCCTGAAGGCGGCCTGGAGAGGGCAGGGCGAAGCGCTGGGGCGGCTGGCGGAGACGCCAGGATCGTCCTACCTGCTCCACCCCGCGCTGCTGGACTCGGCGCTGCGCGCGGGCGCGCTGCCGAGCGACGTCCCGGCCGGCGGCGTGTTCGTGCCCGCGGGGGCCGGCCGGGTCCGCTTCACCGGCGTCCGCGCGCGGCCGGTCTGGGTCACCTGCCGCATACGGTCGCTGACCTCCGAGGCGGCGGTGCTGGACCTGCGGCTCCTCGACGAGGAGGAACGGCTCGTCCTGGACGTCCGGGGCTTCGAGCTGGCCGCGCCCGCGCCGGCGGACAGGTCGCTGTTCGAGGTCGAATGGCGGCCCCGGCCGCCCGCCGCGCAGGCGCCCGGCCAGGGGCCGTGGCTGATCCTGGCCGACGGCTCCGGAGTCGGAGCCGACCTCGCCCGGCGGCTCGGGCCGGTGCCGCACGTGCTCGTCCGGCGCGGTACCGCGTTCGGCCCCGACGGCCCCGACGGCTCCGGCGGCTTCCGGATCGATCCCCGGAACCCGGCGCACTTCGCGCGGCTGCTCGACGAGGCGTTCGGCGACGGCCCGCCCGAACGGGTCGTCCAGCTGTTCGGCCTGGACGCGCCGGCCATCGACTCGGCCGAGTCGATGGCGGAGGCCGCCCTGCTGTGCTGCACGACCACGCTGCACCTGGTCAGGGCGCTGGCGGACCGCTCGTGGGACCCCGCCCCCCGCCTGTTCCTCGTCACCCGGGGCAGCCAGGCGGCGGGAGCGGGCGCGCGGGTGGCCAACCCGCAGCAGGCACTCGGGTGGGGCTTCGGCGGCACGGTCGCCCACGAGTACCCGGAGCTGCGCGCCACGCTCGTCGACATGCCCGCCGCGGGCGGGACGGACGCGCTCTGGACCCAGCTCGGCCGCGCGGACGAGGAGGCCTGGGTCGCGCTGCGCGACGCGGGCCGGCTGGTGCCGCGGCTCGCGCGCACCCGGTCCGACGGCGGCGGCGCTGCGCTGCGCCCGGACCGGACGTACCTGGTCACGGGCGGTCTCGGCGGCCTCGGCCGGGTGGCCGCCGAACGGCTCGTCGCGCTCGGCGCGCGGCATGTGGCCCTCCTCGGCCGCGGCGGGCCGGACGCGGCTGCCGCCGAGTGGATCGCCGGGCTCGCCGCCCGGGGCGCGGCCGTCCACACCGTCCGCGCCGACGTCGCGGACCGCGCCGCCCTGGAGGCCGCGCTCGGCGCCCTGCGCGGTGAGGCGCCCCCGGTCGCGGGGATCGTGCACGCCGCCGGCGTCCTGGACGACGCGACTCTGCGGACGCTGACCCCGGAGCGGATCGCCCGGGTGCTGGCGCCCAAGGTGCTGGGCGCCGCGCTGCTCACCGAACTGGTGCCGGACACGGACTTCCTGGTCCTGTTCTCCTCTGCGGCGGGCCTGCTCGGACCGGTCGGGCAGGGCTCCTACGCCGCCGCGAACGCCTTCCTGGACGCCTGGGCCCACGCGCTCGCCCCGACCGGTCGACCGGCCCTGAGCCTGGACTGGGGCGCCTGGTCGCACGTCGGCATGGCCGCGGACGCCGACCGGCACTCGGCGTTCGCGCGGTCCGGCATGGCGAGCCTCTCCCCGGCGGAGGGCGGGGAGCTGTTCGAGCGCCTGCTCGGCTCGTCCCGGCGCCGCCTCGCGCCGATCGCGCTCGACCGGGCGGCGCTGGAGCATCCCGCCGGGCTCGCCGCGGCGCATCCGATCCTGTCCGAGCTGGCCGGTCGCCCCGCCGCCGATCCGGCCGCCGAGGGAGTGGCCGGCCGGATCCGCGCCGCGGCGACGGACGCCGAGCGCACCCGCCTGGTCGAGGAGTTCCTGCGGGGCGCGGTGGCCGAGGTCACCGGCGACGCCGTCGCCGAGGTGCCCATGGGCAGGTCGATGCAGGAACTCGGCTTCGACTCGCACTCGCTCGTCGTGCTGCACGACGCCATCACGCGCAGCCTCGGCGTCGGGACGTCACTGTCGGCGCTGGCGACCATGGACGTGCGGGGGCTCGCCGCCAGGC is a genomic window of Actinomadura citrea containing:
- a CDS encoding glycosyltransferase, encoding MRIAFLSAGTRGDVQPMIAIGDALVRRGHEVVVAVNSDLAPWVRKAGLEAVPTGTDIGRFLSSEEGRSMLARGRAMTAIRRIAADERKVNATITEACRAAAEGADLILTTLTMGLRGFYLEEALGIPSRILYSFPIQPTGDFTSSIMPRVRDFRVPWANRTSSRVLNQLYWLQNRANLDELCDAMGVPRVRRLPRQEDWPALHLYSRHVVPVPSDLPDRHELVGWPVLGPALRERLGEGVVDAELDAWLDAGPPPVYFGFGSIPVLSPAETLRSLAEVTARLGVRGLVGVGWSDLGRFADDLPEHLYVARSDFDHDRVLPRCRAAVHHGGAGTTASALRAGLPAVVASVYADQPFWGWRIERLGAGVTLPFRRLTPDRLHRALDRVLDPAYRARARALGDALRKEDAVALTADLVERWGPGRPLRTTAHP
- a CDS encoding arylsulfotransferase family protein → MTRALDGLAPGYLFMSPQSLLEPEKCHGPQIADDRGRTLWFHPVPEGEYATNVRVQEYRGEPVLTWWQGQATETGVGDGTGYVLDRGYRTVATVRAGGDQPFDLHEFLLTGRGTALLVSYQPKPCDLSSIGGPADGVALDSVVEEVDVETGEVLLHWSGLEHVPLAESDLPAALADPYDHLHVNSVAVDDDGDLLITARMSSALYKVDRRTGEIIWRLGSAHSSFVLGVGARCHWQHDGQPCGNGVYRFFDNATNELLAGYESRVVWVRADTATSVATFVRQVTHPEHLSAIAEGNAQDLPNGNTLVGWGRAARISEFSPAGDLLFDAHSPTGNGWTTYRVYRHPWDGMPETPPQVRFEDGRVHAVWNGATGVARWRLYAGRDEDALEAVGTVEWDGLDTSAPLPDDVRFVRVEALDTGGRPLGASPVTALGS
- a CDS encoding GroES family chaperonin → MSAPKFEVQMLHDRVMIKSEKDSGERRSTGGIVIPATVEQQNRLVWGEVCGVGHHVRIVKPGDRVLFHPGDQYEVEIQGENYLVMRERDLHAIASERPEHGTGLYL
- a CDS encoding type I polyketide synthase; its protein translation is MDAPAHRFTRALADFERHGARADSPTGPPACEPVAVVSMACRLPGGADDPDGLWRLLSGGEDAIEEFPADRLDAGALYDPDPEAAGRTCTRHGGFVHDIDAFDPRFFGITTREAAAMDPQQRLLLETAWEALERAGTVPARLADSPTGVYLGMLGSDYLSGLSLDQFNGYVGTGSALSVASGRLAFTLGLVGPAMTVDTACSSSLLAVHLAASALRAGECDQALVGGATLMTTPYTFVEFSRMRALSPTGRCRSFSGDADGTAFSDGVAMVVLKRLADARRDGDEVLAVLRGSAVGQDGRSQALTVPSGPSQERVTRRALELSGLAPADIDYVEAHGTGTTLGDPIEARALARVFRDTRPPDRPLRIGSIKSNIGHTQAASGLAGLMKVVLSLRHETLPRTLHVERPTRRVNWEGSGLRLVEEPVAWPRGERPRRAGVNSYGISGTNVHVIVEEAPQEPRAAAPAAREPAGRLFVVSARGGSALRRQAGRLAAHLEDGGRDAPLPDVAHTLANRRSHFDRRAVVLAADRETLVSGLNAAAAGRPAPGLVPSPSREPITGGLAFVFPGHNARWTGMGAELMARSDVFADALDECDQAIRRQVGWSVLAALRGGDGAPDLERPDVTQPVLFAFGCALTRMWRSLGVEPGAVVGHSLGEITAAHAAGALTLDEAAAVVTRRGLAVRPVAGLGGSLAVGLPADSVREMLAEYGTRLEVAAVNSGRATTVSGDLNALIALRAQLQQDQVPVQDVPVGFATHSFHMDPVGGELTERLGDIAGAPSRTPLYSTVLGEPVPGDALDAGYWARNLREPVRFAAAVRRMLADGFRYFVEVGAHPALLSSIKAVAAEDGVEVSVAGSLTRDGGEHDRVLHNLALLVADGYTPDWSKAAPAGSHVDLPTYAFERGRYWTSAKAAPAAEPGGMPLLHRHVEDSEVPGRHIAQADVDLRDDRFGYLADHRVGGTVWLPASAFLEMALEASTALQTAVQPADVRFERPLRLREDEPVRLQLVVQPADSAGHRAFTIASRPSGAPQAPWTNHVAGRFEPADTQEPEETEPLAELRRRCTDEVRLPDLYAAMSTAGIDYGDAFRALKAAWRGQGEALGRLAETPGSSYLLHPALLDSALRAGALPSDVPAGGVFVPAGAGRVRFTGVRARPVWVTCRIRSLTSEAAVLDLRLLDEEERLVLDVRGFELAAPAPADRSLFEVEWRPRPPAAQAPGQGPWLILADGSGVGADLARRLGPVPHVLVRRGTAFGPDGPDGSGGFRIDPRNPAHFARLLDEAFGDGPPERVVQLFGLDAPAIDSAESMAEAALLCCTTTLHLVRALADRSWDPAPRLFLVTRGSQAAGAGARVANPQQALGWGFGGTVAHEYPELRATLVDMPAAGGTDALWTQLGRADEEAWVALRDAGRLVPRLARTRSDGGGAALRPDRTYLVTGGLGGLGRVAAERLVALGARHVALLGRGGPDAAAAEWIAGLAARGAAVHTVRADVADRAALEAALGALRGEAPPVAGIVHAAGVLDDATLRTLTPERIARVLAPKVLGAALLTELVPDTDFLVLFSSAAGLLGPVGQGSYAAANAFLDAWAHALAPTGRPALSLDWGAWSHVGMAADADRHSAFARSGMASLSPAEGGELFERLLGSSRRRLAPIALDRAALEHPAGLAAAHPILSELAGRPAADPAAEGVAGRIRAAATDAERTRLVEEFLRGAVAEVTGDAVAEVPMGRSMQELGFDSHSLVVLHDAITRSLGVGTSLSALATMDVRGLAARLLQAPVAAGGGGTAPDEPAGEPADDAAEVVFRPVPADVTRLLRTEQQGTPSVAHHIGMAVRLGPPVTREALAEALTGLAARHAALRTAIVRDPEHGTRFAVHRRPAGDLLRWSAVDDVDAEAALQKLMEPPFDLTAAPLWRFEMVESASGDQVLVFGAHHAVSDVQSLILAVAEIGAALAGAPPAAGPPRGDIDLLIEARSAAAPQEEDEEPAAARWQEEFAGCRRLDLVESRPAKRTFRAGTLALDIPGGLLDRVADQARKLAVTPAALCLGTLQVFLARLRDRSRFVLAVPVDSRMHAGAAGALGYFGVPVPLAAEVNEGEPIADVLARTDARLKRVLEKGASFSGAMAALAGAGLYRADAPLVEVYFNHIRAQAPVAGGPEIVPAGTGYLDLDLMVSMGPGLGHLRLDHNLDILDEAAAARLGRGYLDLLAQVADGGTAEPARDAPALPITGAPALPITGAPAQPTASVAVAATFALGHLPALLGGALAETGGDAPVVLAAPDQQPLASVLAPAGPLARPSTVAGIVLLRGGDLARSGPVTDALAAQLAEEYPAALGALHERTRKPVILGVLPSRTDDAGLRRWEEELMSRLEGRPGVAVVRPDDWTRGHPVADRFDAGTETLAHLPFTAEFQAAVALTAAETVRAILRPAPKVIAVDGDETLWGGVAGEIGPDAVDLAGPRAVLARRLLAWRAAGVLLVLVSNNDEATVRAVLERPEGVLRPEHFSVIAAGWGPKAKRIRAAADELGLGTDGVLFLDDNPAEIAAVRAELPEVLSVTCPPADELAAFVARLWPATPWAATREDAARADFYRQERDRDEARAGTGFEDFLDRLELEVDVEPLSEATAERSVQLSRRTNQFNLRPAVLDRTALDRARRGGEVWTVSARDRFGDYGQIGVLAIRPDGGVLEVAAWMLSCRVLGRGVEERLLRWLADRAGALGCAAVRLIAEHTPRNAPARRLVAALAGAQDTGGRLDVLVEPQRLRAFRSWSGATEGALEADGE
- a CDS encoding serine protease yields the protein MALPSRRSLGLALLGASLGLAPLAAPADAVVGGAPAPAARYPWLAAVGSPIFFVRPSGQFCGGVLVKPDRLLTAGHCVSMLRSVPGVLTATFGRDDLTGRGGETVTVKSVRVHPKYRETSFKGETVSHHDLAVLTLARRVNRPTAPLGTPGSARTGEIAGWGFTSENDLFNTRLRAAGVPLPGDAACRRAYGDSFDPSDMLCAGSAKADSCQFDSGGPLVAGGRVAALVSWGYGCGKPGYPGVYAKLTSLP